In Hermetia illucens chromosome 5, iHerIll2.2.curated.20191125, whole genome shotgun sequence, a single window of DNA contains:
- the LOC119657702 gene encoding membrane-bound alkaline phosphatase-like, which translates to MMGPKYILLAVVVSVTVAQVSSRVNDNEKKIHPDLPSLPQSRAAGLELNSDFWHNSAQATIASKLRQKLNNNKAKNIIMFLGDGMSLHTVAATRSLIGDEATQISFEKFPHIGLSKTYCVNKQVADSACTATAYLCGVKGNYGTIGVNAKVERYNCEQGLDETNFTPSIAKWAQDAGKDTGLVTTARVTHASPAGLYAHTANRDWENDEKIRGNGCDSTKNTDIAQQLVFWETGKNMKVVLGGGRGEFLDASMKDGEGLAGWRGDGQNLVEKWLSNHKSMGNATYAWNRDELLAVDPEKTDYLLGLFNEGHCSFHGDLKREGRDKIEPTLTEMTEVAIKMLQKSENGFFLFVEGARIDMAHHDTKARKSLEDTEEFAKALQRARDMTSEEDTLIVVTSDHAHTLTINGYPMRGSNILGLSGDSGTDGIPYTSISYANGPGFDNTYKETGGGRRDITNDDFTDADYLYPATVPLDSETHGGDDVGIFASGPHSHLFDGNFEQNNIPYLMAYAAGIGPYEGRTDGAAEVTVTLSLLIGSVLVVLGYLY; encoded by the exons ATGATGGGGCCGAAGTATATCCTGTTGGCCGTGGTAGTATCTGTAACGGTTGCTCAAGTTTCTAGTAGAGTTAATG ataatgaaaagaaaatccatCCGGACTTGCCTTCTCTGCCGCAATCCAGAGCGGCAGGTCTCGAACTTAACAGTGACTTTTGGCACAACAGCGCACAAGCTACTATCGCCTCCAAGCTCAGACagaaattgaataataataaggcAAAGAATATTATAATGTTCTTGGGAGACGGAATGTCCTTGCATACCGTTGCTGCTACAAGGTCGCTCATTGGTGACGAAGCCACGCAAATCTCTTTCGAGAAATTCCCACATATAGGACTATCGAAAACTTACTGCGTTAATAAACAAGTCGCAGATTCAGCATGCACCGCCACCGCCTACCTTTGTGGAGTGAAAGGGAATTACGGAACAATTGGAGTCAATGCGAAAGTCGAAAGATACAACTGCGAACAGGGATTGGATGAAACCAACTTCACTCCAAGCATAGCGAAGTGGGCTCAGGATGCCGGAAAGGACACTGGATTAGTTACGACAGCGCGAGTAACGCACGCTTCGCCCGCTGGTCTGTATGCACATACAGCCAACCGAGATTgggaaaatgatgaaaaaatccGAGGTAATGGTTGCGATTCGACAAAAAATACTGACATTGCTCAGCAGCTCGTTTTTTGGGAAAccggaaaaaatatgaaagttgTACTTGGAGGTGGACGCGGTGAGTTTTTGGACGCGTCCATGAAGGACGGAGAAGGATTAGCTGGGTGGAGAGGTGATGGCCAAAATCTTGTTGAAAAGTGGTTAAGCAATCACAAGTCCATGGGTAATGCGACATACGCATGGAATCGCGATGAACTTCTGGCAGTGGACCCAGAGAAAACCGACTATTTGTTGGGGTTATTCAATGAGGGACATTGCTCCTTCCATGGAGATCTGAAGCGAGAGGGACGCGATAAAATCGAACCAACTCTTACCGAAATGACTGAGGTCGCAATCAAAATGTTGCAAAAGAGTGAAAATGGTTTCTTCTTATTCGTGGAAGGAGCACGTATTGATATGGCACATCATGATACGAAGGCTAGGAAGTCACTTGAAGACACGGAGGAGTTTGCCAAGGCACTTCAAAGGGCAAGAGATATGACTTCCGAGGAGGATACTCTTATTGTCGTAACTTCTGATCATGCGCACACTCTCACCATCAATGGTTATCCG ATGAGAGGATCGAATATCTTGGGACTTTCTGGGGACTCGGGAACAGACGGCATTCCCTATACATCCATTTCTTATGCTAATGGTCCAGGATTCGATAACACCTACAAGGAGACTGGCGGTGGTCGACGCGATATCACCAACGACGATTTCACAGATGCAGATTATTTATACCCAGCTACGGTGCCATTGGACTCCGAAACTCATGGAGGAGATGATGTCGGTATTTTTGCATCCGGACCTCATTCACATTTGTTCGATGGTAATTTCGAGCAAAACAACATCCCCTACTTGATGGCTTACGCAGCAGGCATTGGACCATACGAGGGACGTACAGATGGAGCAGCAGAAGTCACAGTTACACTGTCCCTTCTGATTGGGTCAGTGCTAGTAGTCTTAGGATATCTGTATTAG